In the Thermodesulfovibrio yellowstonii DSM 11347 genome, one interval contains:
- a CDS encoding UvrD-helicase domain-containing protein produces MTKSLELQFPHYIILKASAGSGKTTALTERFVYFLLSDDIPNNSLKNILAITFSNNASYEMKDRIIEWLKNLYCKEENSLNRLSELLSLSPEELSLKAGQILDEILNNYSDFQVKTIDSFMTSVFKASAIDFDYNPDFEILMNNQSLMQYSYDLFLKDIEENSIKADFFEKVIKIISLNSKTYLWNPADAIFNEIKGLHSKIYSTDKEFIVAGEYIEMKNNIEVELTKMMQLLKKEINDSGLELTRSTKILDDFDRIIENKNFRELLERGIKKAPVNKPKNSTLLPKYEKIVNLWSDFIDILSKYAFYYALTFYLPYLEVYKGFENLLSQIKQKEFKIFIEDINKMLSKYLNNLIVPDIYFRLGEKIHHFFIDEYQDTSPLQWNNIKFLIENALAENGSLFVVGDTKQAIYNFRGADYKIMKTLEQNEVFPSANKIVKTLDKNYRSKKVIIDFIMKIFKDKISNHPIYSEPARYTGLHECEQIAEEKFFEKGYVELKTFSEDEEEETNIKKYLVETIYDVTNRGYLFKDIAILAFKNEQVVNITQWLNDLQLPFISYSSLDVRKRKVTSEILSFLQFLDSPIDDFSFSAFLLSDIFKNLINNEGIDFCPDEFLLKYRDKSPLYKFFEKDFPHIWGRYFKDLFRFSGYLPVYDLLSVALSTFKVFETMPDEEATFLKLLELIKNFEEKGYSNIKALIDFFESPGDDETIWNINLGTDINAIQVMTIHKAKGLGFPIVFVYLKNEHTPKNRYVLHDVEEGIHILKVTDKMAEKNEFLLQIKEDLKKSELAEMLNTLYVAFTRAEDELYILCRTDNEDKFPFDILSEYLNSNIGNKLFKDESVILPKSLEIRASHYPVLFDFSVSNEIVHFAEKNRGEFIHKILEQIEYANEEVLEKLNSQIEILNKEFYGNFSASEIKELIIDMINHPDIKKFFSLMHEKVLNEFEIIDKNGVIHRVDRVVEDKESVTVIDYKTGHPQKEHFLQVKLYMNILSEIFKDKKINGYLYYLDLREVKQIE; encoded by the coding sequence AGCTTAGAGCTCCAATTTCCACATTATATTATTCTGAAAGCATCTGCTGGTTCGGGAAAAACCACAGCCCTGACCGAAAGATTTGTATATTTTTTGCTTTCAGATGATATTCCAAATAATTCATTAAAAAATATTCTTGCCATAACTTTTTCTAACAATGCTTCCTATGAAATGAAAGATAGAATAATAGAATGGCTCAAGAATTTATATTGCAAAGAAGAAAATTCTTTAAATAGATTGTCAGAACTTCTAAGTCTATCTCCTGAAGAACTTTCCCTTAAAGCTGGACAAATACTTGATGAAATACTCAACAATTATTCAGATTTTCAAGTAAAAACTATTGATAGTTTTATGACTTCAGTTTTTAAAGCTTCAGCAATTGATTTTGATTATAATCCAGATTTTGAAATTCTTATGAATAATCAATCTCTCATGCAATACAGTTATGATTTGTTTTTAAAGGATATTGAAGAAAATTCTATTAAAGCCGATTTTTTTGAAAAGGTTATAAAAATTATAAGTTTAAACAGTAAAACATACCTCTGGAACCCAGCGGATGCAATTTTTAATGAAATTAAAGGATTACATTCCAAAATTTATAGTACTGACAAGGAGTTTATAGTTGCCGGGGAATATATAGAAATGAAAAATAATATTGAGGTTGAACTCACAAAAATGATGCAACTTCTGAAGAAAGAAATTAATGATTCAGGGCTTGAACTAACCCGTTCAACTAAGATTCTGGATGATTTTGATAGAATAATTGAAAATAAAAATTTTAGAGAACTTTTAGAAAGGGGGATTAAGAAAGCACCTGTAAATAAACCTAAAAATTCAACTCTATTACCGAAATATGAAAAAATCGTTAACTTGTGGAGCGATTTTATTGATATTCTAAGTAAATATGCTTTTTATTATGCATTAACTTTTTATTTACCATATCTTGAAGTTTACAAAGGATTTGAAAATTTACTGAGTCAAATAAAACAAAAAGAGTTTAAGATTTTTATTGAAGATATCAATAAAATGCTTTCTAAATATCTTAATAACTTAATTGTTCCTGATATATATTTTAGACTCGGAGAAAAAATACATCATTTTTTTATAGATGAATATCAGGATACATCTCCATTGCAGTGGAATAACATAAAATTTTTAATTGAAAATGCACTTGCTGAAAATGGAAGTCTTTTTGTTGTTGGTGATACAAAGCAGGCTATATATAATTTTCGGGGTGCAGATTATAAAATAATGAAAACATTGGAGCAAAATGAAGTGTTCCCATCAGCAAACAAGATAGTTAAAACACTTGATAAAAATTATAGAAGCAAGAAAGTAATTATTGATTTTATAATGAAAATTTTTAAAGATAAAATTTCAAACCATCCTATTTATAGTGAACCTGCCAGATATACAGGACTTCATGAGTGTGAGCAGATTGCAGAAGAGAAATTTTTTGAAAAAGGCTATGTTGAGCTTAAAACATTCAGTGAAGATGAAGAGGAAGAAACCAATATAAAAAAATATCTTGTTGAAACCATATATGATGTCACTAATAGGGGTTATCTTTTCAAAGATATAGCAATTCTTGCTTTTAAAAATGAACAGGTTGTTAACATAACACAATGGTTAAATGATTTACAATTACCATTTATATCTTACAGCAGTCTTGATGTTAGAAAAAGGAAAGTTACTTCAGAGATTTTAAGCTTTCTTCAATTTCTTGATTCTCCGATAGATGATTTTTCTTTTTCAGCTTTTTTGTTGAGTGATATATTCAAAAATTTAATTAACAATGAAGGAATAGATTTCTGCCCTGATGAATTTCTCTTAAAATATAGGGATAAATCTCCACTTTATAAATTTTTTGAAAAAGATTTTCCTCATATTTGGGGCAGATATTTTAAAGACCTCTTTCGTTTTTCAGGATATTTGCCAGTTTATGATTTACTTTCTGTTGCGTTAAGTACTTTTAAAGTGTTTGAGACTATGCCAGATGAAGAGGCAACGTTTCTTAAACTACTTGAGCTTATCAAAAATTTTGAAGAAAAAGGATACAGCAATATTAAAGCATTGATAGACTTTTTTGAAAGTCCCGGGGATGACGAAACTATATGGAACATAAATCTTGGAACAGATATAAATGCTATACAGGTTATGACTATCCATAAAGCCAAAGGATTAGGCTTCCCCATTGTTTTTGTCTATTTAAAGAATGAACATACTCCAAAAAATAGATATGTTCTCCATGACGTAGAAGAGGGCATACATATTTTAAAAGTTACTGATAAGATGGCAGAGAAAAATGAATTTCTTTTACAGATAAAAGAGGATTTGAAAAAATCAGAACTTGCAGAGATGTTGAATACTCTTTATGTTGCATTTACAAGAGCAGAAGATGAATTATATATTTTATGCAGGACTGATAATGAAGATAAATTTCCATTTGATATTCTTTCAGAATACCTTAATAGTAACATCGGTAATAAATTATTTAAAGATGAATCAGTAATACTACCTAAATCTTTAGAAATTCGGGCTAGTCATTATCCAGTATTATTTGATTTTTCCGTGTCAAATGAGATAGTTCATTTCGCTGAAAAGAATAGAGGCGAGTTTATACACAAAATTCTTGAACAAATAGAATATGCTAACGAAGAAGTTTTGGAAAAACTAAATAGTCAGATAGAAATATTGAATAAAGAGTTTTATGGTAATTTTTCAGCTTCAGAGATAAAGGAATTGATAATTGATATGATAAATCATCCTGATATAAAAAAATTTTTCAGTTTAATGCATGAAAAAGTCTTGAATGAATTTGAAATTATAGACAAAAACGGTGTCATTCACAGAGTTGACAGAGTTGTTGAGGATAAAGAAAGTGTTACTGTAATTGATTACAAAACAGGTCATCCTCAGAAGGAGCATTTTTTACAAGTAAAACTTTATATGAATATACTATCAGAAATTTTCAAAGATAAAAAAATCAATGGATATCTTTACTATCTTGATTTAAGAGAGGTTAAACAGATTGAGTAA
- a CDS encoding PD-(D/E)XK nuclease family protein produces MSNTLKLSFLKDEQIVVVGHSDDLIQKVIEMLEFQNYDYSKNLVVFPGKRPSYYLKKALAQRLNHSFIPPLIFSADEFVNFLFKKISNACFIEAVEAVGIIYEICLRHDLLTTFFRKFDNFISFGFKLFNLFEELYIEGISIHQLKEVETLIDIPAKSQEKLRFLSIVYEDFYKELIDRNLCTRALRYRKLADSDDLESYLKFNNLIYAGFFAFTASEKKILQKLATLKNFYFLFQEEVKFNKKLFDKINLYSCPDTHAEVKVVGHLIENFPIDEKTVIVLPKSDTLFPLLRQGITFLKDEDYNISMGYPLSRTPIYGFFNNLFEAVNSMENNQIYVPAYFKFVLHPYTKNVLVKNSAELSRIIFHQIEDLFRSEEIPPFVELEWLEKEVPEIISANLKDFNLTVDDIKEHIKLIHNNTIKKFIIIRNIEEFINNCKDVLLFIYEKTTARFHYLFYPYVEFFIAQFEKIANSTIKSFQFEHIESYFNFFKNLVIFENVPFHGTPLKGLQILGFLETRNIKFKKVIFLDLNEGVFPDLSEDYLLPYSVRKIIDLPVYQDREKLIYYYFSLLVNNAEEVHLCYIKNDKNERSRFIEKIIWEIEKSVSEKLNIPIKSISWSVNLAAKRPSEIYKTEQIMTIINSLCLSPSAIDVYLDCGLKFYYFYILKLIKKKDISTEIEHSDIGIIVHESLKQYFKLRKGKKLHPGDFGNDIELIVNDIFLKKYGSKITGNLYLIKFQILQRLSELIEYYRKMAKEHQLKILEVEELIEESLFDTSFKYRIDLVENIDSSIIIVDYKTSGNENNYKIKFDKLDISDRQSWSKYIGSLQIPIYMLLYSRKYSINPLNLKGHYFLLGKSLINDEKVRFDPFTQIDQEEGIKIVSIILQTLLNEIKDKNTPFEPTSDFKNKCKFCDFQPICGTFTTPSKTS; encoded by the coding sequence TTGAGTAATACATTGAAACTAAGTTTCCTGAAAGATGAACAAATTGTTGTAGTTGGTCATTCTGATGATTTAATTCAAAAAGTTATAGAAATGCTTGAATTTCAAAACTATGACTATTCTAAAAATCTCGTTGTTTTCCCTGGTAAGAGACCTTCATATTATTTAAAAAAAGCCCTTGCTCAGAGACTAAACCACTCTTTTATTCCACCTTTGATTTTTTCAGCAGATGAATTTGTAAACTTTTTATTTAAGAAAATAAGCAATGCCTGTTTTATTGAAGCAGTTGAAGCTGTTGGAATTATTTACGAAATTTGTTTAAGACATGATTTATTGACAACATTTTTTAGAAAATTTGACAATTTTATTTCCTTTGGATTTAAGCTTTTTAATCTTTTTGAAGAACTATATATAGAGGGAATCTCTATACATCAACTTAAAGAAGTAGAAACGCTTATTGATATTCCAGCTAAATCTCAGGAAAAATTACGATTTCTATCTATTGTTTATGAAGACTTTTATAAGGAATTAATAGATAGAAATCTATGCACAAGAGCATTAAGATATAGAAAATTAGCAGATAGTGATGATTTAGAAAGTTATTTAAAATTTAACAACTTAATTTATGCTGGTTTTTTTGCTTTTACAGCTTCTGAAAAAAAAATATTACAAAAATTAGCGACTTTAAAAAATTTCTATTTTCTTTTCCAAGAAGAAGTGAAATTTAATAAAAAACTTTTTGATAAGATCAATTTATATAGCTGTCCTGATACTCATGCAGAAGTCAAAGTAGTTGGACACCTTATAGAAAACTTTCCAATTGATGAAAAAACAGTGATAGTTTTACCAAAATCTGATACACTTTTCCCCTTATTAAGACAGGGTATTACATTTTTAAAAGATGAGGATTATAACATATCAATGGGATATCCTTTATCAAGAACTCCAATTTATGGTTTTTTTAATAATCTTTTTGAAGCAGTAAACTCAATGGAAAATAATCAAATTTACGTTCCAGCTTATTTTAAGTTTGTACTCCATCCATATACAAAAAATGTTCTTGTGAAAAACAGCGCTGAACTAAGCAGAATAATTTTTCATCAAATAGAAGATTTATTCAGATCTGAAGAAATTCCTCCATTTGTTGAGCTTGAATGGTTAGAAAAAGAAGTGCCTGAAATAATATCAGCAAATTTGAAAGATTTTAATCTTACAGTTGATGATATAAAAGAGCATATCAAGCTAATTCATAACAATACAATAAAGAAATTTATAATAATTAGAAACATTGAAGAATTTATAAATAACTGCAAGGATGTTTTGCTTTTTATTTATGAGAAAACTACAGCAAGATTTCATTATTTATTTTATCCTTATGTTGAATTTTTTATTGCTCAATTTGAAAAAATAGCTAACTCTACAATAAAATCTTTTCAATTTGAACATATAGAGTCTTATTTCAATTTTTTTAAAAATCTTGTAATATTTGAAAATGTCCCTTTCCATGGAACACCATTAAAAGGGTTGCAAATATTAGGATTTCTTGAGACGAGGAATATCAAATTTAAAAAAGTTATTTTCCTTGATTTAAATGAAGGTGTTTTCCCAGATCTTTCTGAAGATTATCTACTACCTTATAGCGTAAGAAAAATTATTGACTTACCTGTCTATCAAGATAGAGAAAAGCTTATTTATTACTACTTTTCCCTTTTAGTTAATAATGCAGAAGAGGTGCATCTTTGTTACATAAAGAATGATAAAAATGAAAGGTCAAGATTTATTGAAAAAATTATATGGGAAATAGAAAAAAGTGTTTCCGAGAAACTTAATATACCAATAAAATCAATTTCATGGTCAGTAAATCTGGCAGCAAAAAGACCTTCAGAAATTTATAAAACAGAACAAATAATGACAATTATAAACAGTCTTTGTCTCTCACCATCAGCCATTGATGTCTATCTTGATTGTGGGTTAAAGTTTTACTACTTTTACATACTTAAGTTAATAAAGAAAAAAGATATTTCTACAGAGATTGAACATTCTGATATCGGCATAATTGTCCATGAATCACTTAAACAATATTTTAAATTAAGAAAAGGGAAAAAACTTCATCCAGGAGATTTTGGAAATGATATTGAACTAATTGTCAACGATATATTTTTGAAAAAGTATGGTAGTAAAATAACAGGCAATCTCTATTTAATAAAATTTCAGATACTTCAAAGACTATCTGAATTAATAGAATACTACAGAAAAATGGCTAAAGAACATCAATTGAAAATTCTTGAAGTGGAAGAACTTATAGAAGAAAGCCTATTTGACACAAGCTTTAAATACAGGATAGACTTGGTTGAAAACATTGATAGCTCTATTATAATTGTTGATTATAAAACATCAGGAAATGAAAATAACTATAAAATAAAATTTGATAAACTTGATATATCAGATAGACAAAGTTGGTCAAAATATATTGGCAGTCTTCAAATTCCTATATACATGCTTCTATATTCAAGAAAATATAGCATTAATCCTCTTAATTTGAAGGGGCATTATTTTTTACTTGGAAAATCTTTAATAAATGATGAAAAAGTTAGATTTGATCCGTTTACTCAGATAGATCAAGAAGAAGGTATAAAAATTGTTTCAATTATTTTGCAAACCTTGCTTAATGAGATTAAAGATAA